The following proteins are co-located in the Bacillota bacterium genome:
- a CDS encoding long-chain fatty acid--CoA ligase, with product MARWEVPADRPWFRHYPAGVRHSLDFPEVPVTEFLWDAASEFPDNVATIFYGNKLTYAELARYAKRFAAALRGLGVKKGDRVALMAPNCPQYVISYYAILHAGGIIAQVNPMYVESELEHLLKDSGAKVLVVFEGLLPRALNVRPKVNLEHIVVVSFGPPQVAVGEGLHRFNDLVAAYPPDPEMGQDIASSDIAVLQYTGGTTGVSRGAMLTHMNLVADCIVVREWFTEATQGKERYLTVLPLFHSYGMTCCMNMAVMMASTQALLPKFEPDDVMKTIREFQPTIFPGVPTMYVAVNHYPNAQDYNVRSIRSCVSGAAALPLEVQARFEELTGGALVEGYGLSETSPVTHVNPMTGLRKAGSIGVPLASTDAKIVDLETGERDLGVGEIGELCIRGPQVMTGYWNMPEETANVLRNGWLHTGDIAKMDEDGFFYIVDRKKDMIIAGGFNIYPRDVEEVLYQHPKVKEATVAGIPDEYLGETVKAYIVLKDGESATFEEIVDFCKERMARYKVPRQVEFRAALPKTTVGKILRRLLIEEEKQRKGAGAV from the coding sequence ATGGCCCGTTGGGAGGTCCCGGCCGATCGCCCGTGGTTCCGTCACTATCCGGCCGGAGTCCGTCACAGCCTCGATTTTCCCGAGGTTCCCGTGACCGAGTTCCTCTGGGACGCCGCGTCCGAGTTTCCGGACAACGTCGCCACCATCTTCTACGGGAACAAGCTGACCTACGCCGAACTCGCCCGCTACGCCAAGCGTTTCGCCGCGGCCCTGCGGGGCCTCGGGGTCAAGAAGGGTGACCGGGTGGCCCTGATGGCTCCCAACTGCCCGCAGTACGTCATCTCCTACTACGCCATCCTCCATGCCGGCGGGATCATCGCCCAGGTCAACCCGATGTACGTCGAGTCCGAGCTCGAGCACCTGCTGAAGGACTCCGGGGCGAAGGTCCTGGTTGTCTTCGAAGGCCTCCTGCCGCGGGCCTTGAACGTTCGCCCGAAGGTGAACCTGGAGCACATCGTGGTCGTCTCCTTCGGGCCGCCGCAGGTGGCCGTAGGCGAAGGCCTCCACCGCTTCAATGACCTGGTCGCGGCCTACCCACCAGACCCGGAGATGGGCCAAGACATCGCCTCCTCCGACATCGCCGTCCTTCAGTACACCGGGGGCACCACCGGCGTCTCCAGGGGGGCCATGCTGACCCACATGAACCTGGTCGCCGACTGCATAGTCGTCCGCGAGTGGTTCACCGAGGCCACCCAGGGCAAGGAGAGGTACCTCACCGTCCTGCCCCTGTTCCATTCCTACGGGATGACCTGCTGTATGAACATGGCCGTGATGATGGCCTCGACCCAGGCCCTGCTGCCCAAGTTCGAGCCGGACGACGTGATGAAGACCATCCGCGAGTTCCAGCCGACCATCTTCCCCGGCGTGCCGACAATGTACGTCGCCGTCAACCACTACCCGAACGCGCAGGACTACAACGTCAGGTCGATCAGGTCCTGCGTCAGCGGGGCGGCCGCCCTCCCCCTGGAGGTCCAGGCCAGGTTCGAGGAGTTGACCGGCGGGGCCCTGGTCGAGGGATACGGCCTGTCGGAAACGTCCCCCGTGACCCACGTCAACCCGATGACCGGCCTGAGGAAGGCCGGGTCCATCGGCGTGCCGCTGGCCAGCACCGACGCGAAGATCGTCGACCTCGAGACCGGCGAGCGCGACCTCGGCGTCGGGGAGATCGGCGAGCTTTGCATCCGCGGGCCTCAGGTGATGACGGGCTACTGGAACATGCCCGAGGAGACGGCCAACGTCCTGAGGAACGGCTGGCTGCACACCGGGGATATCGCCAAGATGGACGAGGACGGTTTCTTCTACATCGTCGACCGGAAGAAGGACATGATCATCGCCGGCGGGTTCAACATCTACCCGCGCGACGTCGAAGAGGTCCTCTATCAGCATCCGAAGGTTAAGGAGGCTACCGTCGCCGGCATCCCCGACGAGTACCTCGGCGAGACGGTCAAGGCCTACATCGTCCTCAAGGACGGCGAGTCGGCCACCTTCGAGGAGATCGTCGACTTCTGCAAGGAGCGGATGGCCCGCTACAAGGTCCCGCGACAGGTCGAGTTCCGGGCCGCCCTGCCGAAGACGACGGTGGGCAAGATCCTCAGGCGCCTCTTGATCGAGGAGGAGAAGCAGAGGAAGGGCGCGGGAGCGGTGTAG
- a CDS encoding HigA family addiction module antitoxin, with protein MKEKLVAAEVPLPGEYIKMELEERGWTQTDLAEILGRAAQTVSDIINGKRGITPETATELAAAFGTTAEVWMNLQTSFDLWQLSRQSRVDDVSRRARLYEIAPVSHMVKRGWIEGSDSVEVLEQQVLGFLEIDRLDEKPRPLRHAARKSTPYVKELSPALQAWLFRAKHLAAEVMVREPFSETSLANALEKLKSLRHHPEDLVNVPHVLAEGGIRFIVVEPLPQTKVDGACFWLDKESPAIVLSLRYDRIDWFWHTLMHELAHIVNHDGDVWDDLLGETGEKRPQIEDKADRFAANYLVPKDEMECFIAEVRPFYSKQRMRALGEQLGVHPGIVVGQLQHRREIGWNHSRELLVRVRSLVTESAPTDGWGHVVSPGFGPE; from the coding sequence ATGAAAGAGAAGCTGGTTGCCGCAGAAGTCCCCCTTCCGGGGGAGTACATCAAGATGGAACTCGAGGAACGGGGGTGGACGCAGACTGACCTGGCGGAGATTCTTGGGCGTGCCGCTCAGACTGTTAGCGATATAATCAACGGAAAGCGCGGCATCACTCCTGAGACCGCTACTGAACTCGCCGCTGCCTTCGGAACCACGGCTGAAGTCTGGATGAACCTGCAAACGTCGTTCGATCTGTGGCAACTCAGCAGGCAGAGTCGTGTTGACGACGTTTCTCGTCGGGCTCGCTTGTATGAGATTGCTCCCGTATCGCACATGGTCAAGCGCGGGTGGATCGAAGGGTCAGACAGTGTCGAGGTCCTCGAGCAACAGGTCTTGGGCTTTCTGGAGATTGACCGACTTGATGAAAAGCCCCGCCCATTGAGGCATGCTGCGCGAAAATCAACACCGTACGTCAAGGAACTATCACCTGCTCTTCAGGCCTGGTTGTTCAGGGCGAAGCACCTGGCGGCGGAGGTCATGGTTCGAGAACCGTTTTCCGAGACCTCACTAGCCAACGCCTTGGAGAAACTTAAGAGCTTGCGACACCATCCGGAGGATTTGGTCAACGTCCCTCATGTCCTTGCTGAGGGTGGAATCAGGTTTATAGTGGTTGAACCGTTGCCTCAAACCAAGGTCGACGGTGCGTGTTTCTGGCTGGATAAGGAGTCCCCGGCGATTGTGCTGTCCCTTCGCTATGACCGGATTGATTGGTTTTGGCACACCTTGATGCACGAGTTGGCTCACATTGTCAACCATGACGGGGACGTGTGGGATGACCTCTTGGGGGAAACTGGGGAGAAGCGCCCTCAAATAGAGGACAAAGCCGATCGCTTTGCCGCCAACTACCTCGTTCCGAAGGACGAGATGGAGTGTTTCATTGCCGAAGTGCGTCCGTTCTATTCCAAACAAAGGATGAGAGCTCTAGGGGAACAGCTGGGTGTTCACCCCGGCATTGTGGTCGGCCAGCTCCAGCACAGGAGGGAAATCGGCTGGAACCACAGTCGAGAATTGCTCGTCAGAGTTCGCTCTTTGGTTACGGAATCCGCGCCGACTGATGGTTGGGGACATGTGGTCTCGCCGGGCTTTGGGCCCGAGTAG
- a CDS encoding type II toxin-antitoxin system RelE/ParE family toxin, with translation MKVRFADEKLVQLFIDAQARARFPHGVIKSFRRLVHYIQQAVDERDFHNMKSLHYERLGGDERSMRLNDQYRLILRLVGQAPRRTVTVVRIEDYH, from the coding sequence ATGAAGGTACGCTTCGCCGATGAGAAACTGGTGCAGCTGTTCATAGATGCCCAGGCACGAGCGAGATTCCCCCACGGCGTCATCAAGTCCTTTCGCCGGCTGGTGCACTACATTCAACAGGCCGTGGACGAACGGGATTTCCACAACATGAAATCCTTGCACTATGAGAGGCTAGGTGGCGACGAACGCTCCATGAGACTGAATGACCAATACCGATTGATTCTGAGACTGGTCGGCCAGGCACCCAGAAGAACCGTCACTGTCGTCAGAATCGAGGACTACCACTGA
- a CDS encoding DUF362 domain-containing protein, with amino-acid sequence MSRVMVIDVDPGRLEADLRAAVEKIFDRFQVRLAGKKVLVKPNILAGLPPEMGVTTNPAVVGAIVDACLAQGAEVSVGDNPGGVDRNSQSTARACGIYQASRGHFKSLSERVVEVPTKSRFVPSFPISKAVLDADYLINVPCFKTHTLTTITGAVKNCFGWIAGGYKARLHLAAPSRNRFQELLMDIYQIRVPDLNIVDGLLAMEGNGPTHGQVRPLGKLLASDDAVALDATMCRMIGVDPAGLKLFQIAADRGLGRWAESDVEVEGSFAVIPDFKKPTDFSVSPTEQVSLLQDIGTTVPAVKEESCALCGDCETNCPAKAITMNPYPVVDPRKCIACFCCAELCVEGAMEVPSGRLPEKFDQMFR; translated from the coding sequence ATGTCCCGGGTGATGGTCATTGACGTCGACCCCGGCCGCCTGGAGGCCGACCTGCGGGCGGCCGTCGAGAAGATCTTCGACCGTTTCCAGGTCCGGCTGGCCGGCAAGAAGGTCCTCGTTAAACCGAACATCCTGGCCGGGCTGCCCCCGGAGATGGGGGTGACGACCAACCCGGCGGTGGTCGGGGCCATCGTCGACGCCTGCCTGGCCCAGGGGGCCGAGGTCAGCGTGGGCGACAACCCCGGCGGGGTCGATCGCAACTCCCAGAGCACGGCCCGGGCGTGCGGCATCTATCAGGCTTCGCGGGGCCACTTCAAGAGCCTCTCTGAGCGGGTGGTCGAGGTCCCGACCAAGTCGCGTTTCGTCCCCTCCTTCCCTATCAGCAAGGCCGTTCTGGACGCCGACTACCTGATCAACGTCCCCTGCTTCAAGACCCACACCCTGACGACCATCACCGGAGCGGTCAAGAACTGCTTCGGCTGGATCGCCGGCGGCTACAAGGCCAGGCTCCACCTGGCCGCGCCCAGCCGCAACCGATTCCAAGAGCTGTTGATGGATATCTACCAGATAAGGGTGCCGGACCTCAACATCGTGGACGGCCTGCTGGCCATGGAGGGCAACGGCCCGACCCACGGCCAGGTCAGGCCGCTTGGCAAGCTGCTGGCTTCCGACGACGCGGTGGCCCTCGACGCGACGATGTGCCGGATGATCGGGGTCGACCCGGCCGGACTGAAGCTCTTCCAGATCGCCGCCGACCGCGGCCTGGGTCGCTGGGCCGAGAGTGACGTCGAGGTCGAGGGGAGCTTCGCGGTCATCCCCGACTTCAAGAAGCCGACCGATTTCTCCGTCAGCCCGACCGAACAGGTCTCCCTGCTCCAGGACATCGGGACGACGGTCCCCGCGGTCAAGGAGGAGTCCTGCGCCCTGTGCGGGGACTGCGAGACCAACTGCCCGGCCAAGGCGATCACGATGAATCCGTATCCGGTCGTCGACCCGCGGAAGTGCATCGCCTGCTTCTGTTGCGCCGAGCTGTGCGTCGAGGGGGCCATGGAGGTGCCCTCCGGCCGGCTGCCGGAGAAGTTCGACCAGATGTTCCGCTAA
- a CDS encoding 2-hydroxyacyl-CoA dehydratase family protein, translated as MAAIAEQVAVFRGVWDGRRAYLADTDRFKTAGYRGTVGYFCTYTPEELILAAGFHPVRILAEPGPAGPVDGYIQSFACSFARSCLDRALRGEYEDLEGVVFTATCDSLRNVAEAWRRYVPQGFFHFMNFPARLDAPGVEAFAATELAGLAAALGGDHGIEAARLPESAALMAEIRSLLAQLWEYRATWPRPPLSGTDSLAVFLAGLVMERRDYRDHLARLVRTIEEPGREGVPETKPAPIRLAVSGGVIEDPRTLELIEMTGATLVADDLCTGTRDFTFGDRPGGTASGSGAVAQPTPTTIPQLAHHYLSKIPCPTKHPIDRRAAHLLDVVRRSRAAGVVFLLQKFCETHAFDQPYLASLLSAQGLPALVLEIEQGGLVEGQAATRLGAFLEMIAGRREVAAGSGGAEG; from the coding sequence GTGGCCGCCATCGCTGAACAGGTTGCGGTGTTTCGCGGGGTCTGGGACGGTCGTCGGGCCTACCTGGCCGACACCGACCGCTTCAAGACGGCCGGCTATCGGGGGACGGTCGGCTACTTCTGCACCTACACCCCTGAGGAGCTGATCCTGGCCGCGGGCTTCCACCCGGTGCGGATCCTGGCCGAGCCGGGCCCGGCGGGACCAGTAGACGGTTATATACAGAGTTTCGCCTGCTCCTTCGCCCGGTCTTGCCTCGACCGGGCCCTCCGCGGCGAATACGAAGACCTTGAAGGGGTGGTCTTCACGGCCACCTGCGACTCCCTGCGCAACGTGGCCGAGGCCTGGCGGCGTTACGTGCCGCAGGGCTTCTTCCATTTCATGAACTTCCCGGCCCGCCTGGACGCCCCGGGGGTGGAGGCCTTCGCCGCCACGGAGCTGGCCGGGCTGGCCGCGGCCCTGGGAGGCGACCACGGGATCGAAGCCGCCAGGCTGCCCGAGTCGGCCGCCCTGATGGCCGAGATCCGTTCGCTGCTGGCCCAACTCTGGGAATACCGGGCGACCTGGCCACGACCGCCCCTGAGCGGGACCGACAGCCTGGCCGTCTTCCTGGCCGGGCTGGTCATGGAGCGGCGTGACTACCGCGACCACCTGGCCCGGCTGGTCCGGACCATCGAGGAGCCGGGCCGGGAGGGGGTCCCCGAGACCAAGCCCGCCCCAATCCGTCTGGCCGTGAGCGGCGGTGTCATCGAGGACCCACGGACTCTCGAGCTGATCGAAATGACCGGCGCGACGCTCGTGGCCGATGACCTCTGCACGGGCACCCGCGACTTCACCTTCGGCGACCGGCCCGGCGGAACCGCCTCAGGCAGCGGCGCCGTCGCCCAGCCGACCCCGACGACCATCCCGCAACTAGCCCACCACTACCTCTCGAAGATCCCCTGCCCGACCAAGCATCCCATCGACCGACGGGCGGCCCACCTCCTCGACGTGGTCCGCCGCAGCCGGGCGGCGGGGGTCGTCTTCCTGCTTCAAAAGTTCTGTGAGACCCACGCCTTCGATCAGCCCTATCTGGCCTCGCTCCTCAGCGCCCAGGGCCTGCCCGCCCTGGTCCTCGAGATTGAACAGGGCGGCCTGGTCGAGGGGCAAGCGGCCACCCGTCTGGGGGCTTTCCTGGAGATGATCGCCGGCCGGCGCGAGGTCGCCGCCGGCTCGGGGGGTGCCGAGGGATGA